Proteins encoded within one genomic window of Haematobia irritans isolate KBUSLIRL chromosome 5, ASM5000362v1, whole genome shotgun sequence:
- the LOC142240177 gene encoding uncharacterized protein LOC142240177 produces the protein MSTFEDLVDQCEEIVSFEENLSGTDSSRYNLSAIEADEEEVRLLWAAWKQAHKNCISDTECYKKNREVIKTKRKLAHESYIKCVSTLGEWKEKIKANPISAKSSSSSIAVPPCDTEIFHGDYVSWPSFRDLFTAIYINNKKLSAVEKLYHLFQKTSGEAREINRHIPLTAEGFSIAWDNLKNQYENKRILINSQLRNLFNLTPCGQESASGLKRLQRDVTNCISVLELYKIDVKSWDPIFVYQCSTKMPKLTLSLWEQSLVNKTEMPRWEDLNKFLTERFQALETVSDITGSIGSQLSQNSRPKFNQYDNSKKFKVHHTKVNESKCSLCKGTHSLKSCPKFLNMEFRNRLNVVRKENRCINCLAQGHRAVDCRSSACSKCNLKHHSLMHKNKSPQNNVSNTNENRNLPQSSTTNNGVQDDEPSTSSNARAFHTSVSNRTMLATALINILKNGVAYKARALIDPCSDDTFISSRLQKTLKLPTNSVSADISGLGGEFLTKCSKIAFLKIGSRKNESFSLELEALVVPDITGNIPTHSIENSCIEKIPKMDLADPTFYESGPVDILLGGNIYPIILLNGVQKGILGSLIAQETVFGWILTGPTENSTQRRMIRVSHCTRVSLQDQLAKFWTIEEVPKKCKLSFEDKKCEEIFRSTTVRGPDGRYTVNLPFRSDLPFTLASDSSRYIALSQFLRNEASLIRRPEHKSEYDKVILEYLSLGHMDKVDRPLSSNGTYFYLPHHGIFKPDRTTTKLRIVFNASCASSNGKSLNDMLYVGPTLQKDIVSLVLNWRLYRFVFNADISKMYRQIWVNSNHASYQRILFRSSPNEEITDYQLKTVTFGINCAPYLALRTLLKLAEDEENNFPLGSKILRENMYVDDALVGVHTVDEGLKARNELIGILNSAGFELRKWTSNSKNILDGIPREHLLREDFLEFDDKSSAKTLGIRWNASSDCFYFVMDKIEERNSYTKRQVLSIIAKIFDPLGWLSPIVVRAKILMQKLWLDDIGWDDPLKPLTLLSWKNFVSDSKGIDDICIPRWVKYSPECSIQVHGFCDSSELAYAATLYLRIEINNQIYTNLLVSKSRVAPLKKMSLPRLELCGALLLSELVDSILPQIKIPKTNLFAWSDSTIVLCWLRKLPHTWTTFVANRVAIIQEKVGNNWRHVPTADNPSDLATRGRTPLELKDCSLWWHGPIWLKEKESEWPLNISIPDTTVESKPVRAHVARSTIEEDILERFSCLSRAIHVISYMFRFFRRIHISHKTKYKFESVRLSAKELRFTRLRLMSLSQRIYFSSEYDCLMRKQNLPSGSSLLSLTPFLDKDQLIRANGRLGSTTALSYHERHPVILAYQSHFAKLYVALVHKLTNHGGVQLTLATTRLECWIIKGKNLVKAHYRRCKECIIAQQKRQSQIMAALPQERTTFSRPFSTSGVDFAGPFEIKTFNGRGCRISKGYICLFVCFVTKAIHLEPVSDLSTPAFLAALARFVSRRGCPRHIYSDNGKNFVGADRELRRNFARTVSELKDEAVTRYGHQQLQWHFIPASSPHMGGLWEAGVKSCKNHLKKMSGQIRHTFEEFATILATIESCLNSRPLTPISNNIDDFGALSPGHFLIGGSLLSPAEPEEIDNKTSLLKRWRRLKLIQQEFCRRWKAEYLKELHKRTKWKNSQEDLQINDLVVLRNESLAPNDWRLGRVIKLYQGRDDRVRVVDLRTQTGVISRPIHKLVLLPRSQ, from the coding sequence ATGTCGACCTTTGAAGACCTTGTGGATCAGTGTGAGGAGATTGtgtctttcgaagaaaatcttTCTGGAACCGACTCCTCAAGATATAATTTATCTGCAATTGAAGCAGATGAAGAGGAAGTTCGTCTGTTGTGGGCAGCATGGAAACAGGCAcacaaaaattgcatttcagACACTGAGTGTTATAAGAAGAATAGAGAAGTTATAAAAACGAAAAGGAAATTAGCTCATGAAAGCTATATAAAATGTGTTAGTACTTTGGGAGAATGGAAGGAAAAAATTAAAGCTAATCCGATTTCTGCTAAGTCTTCGTCTTCCTCAATAGCTGTCCCTCCGTGCGATACGGAAATTTTTCACGGGGACTACGTATCATGGCCTAGTTTTCGTGATTTGTTCACGGCCATAtacattaataataaaaaacttagCGCCGTCGAAAAACTATACCATCTTTTTCAAAAGACAAGTGGAGAAGCAAGGGAAATTAATCGTCATATCCCGCTGACAGCTGAGGGCTTTTCAATTGCGTGGGATAATCTAAAGAatcaatatgaaaataaaaggaTTCTAATTAACTCTCAATTGAGAAATCTTTTTAATTTGACTCCCTGTGGGCAAGAATCTGCAAGTGGTCTTAAGAGACTTCAACGTGATGTCACAAATTGTATTTCGGTTTTggaattatataaaattgatgTGAAATCTTGGGATCCAATATTTGTTTATCAATGTTCCACTAAAATGCCTAAACTAACGCTTTCTCTGTGGGAACAATCTTTAGTAAATAAAACAGAAATGCCTCGATGGGAggatttgaataaatttctgaCTGAAAGGTTTCAAGCGTTGGAAACCGTTTCGGATATAACTGGCTCTATTGGTTCACAACTTTCTCAGAATTCTCGTCCGAAATTCAATCAATATGATaactcgaaaaaatttaaagtccaTCATACAAAAGTGAATGAGAGTAAATGCAGTTTGTGTAAAGGGACTCATTCATTAAAATCTTGCCCAAAGTTTCTCAATATGGAATTTCGAAATAGATTAAATGTTGTCCGAAAGGAAAATAGATGCATTAATTGTTTGGCTCAGGGTCATAGAGCAGTAGACTGTAGGTCGTCTGCTTGTTCAAAGTGTAATTTGAAACACCATagtttaatgcataaaaataaatcGCCTCAAAACAATGTTTCGAATACGAATGAAAACAGAAATCTTCCTCAATCTTCAACAACAAATAACGGCGTACAAGACGACGAACCCTCGACTTCCTCAAATGCTCGTGCTTTTCATACTTCTGTCTCAAATAGAACAATGTTAGCCACTGCtttgattaatattttgaaaaatggtgTTGCGTATAAAGCTAGGGCTTTAATTGATCCATGTTCGGACGATACATTTATTTCCTCACGTCTTCAAAAgactttgaaattacctacaaatTCTGTCTCTGCTGATATTTCTGGCTTAGGTGGAGAATTTTTAACCAAATGTTCCAAAATTGCTTTCTTGAAAATTGGATCAAGAAAAAATGAATCTTTCTCATTGGAATTAGAAGCGTTAGTTGTGCCTGATATAACAGGCAATATTCCCACACATTCTATTGAGAATAGTTGTATAGAGAAAATCCCAAAGATGGATTTGGCAGATCCTACATTTTATGAAAGTGGCCCCGTAGATATCTTACTCGGAGGAAATATTTATCCAATTATCTTGCTCAATGGAGTACAAAAAGGCATTCTTGGTTCTCTGATAGCCCAAGAAACAGTTTTTGGCTGGATATTGACCGGCCCAACTGAGAATTCAACACAAAGAAGAATGATTCGTGTTTCTCACTGTACTAGAGTATCATTACAAGATCAACTtgccaaattttggacaatagaAGAAGTTCCCAAAAAATGTAAACTTTCATTTGAGGATAAAAAATGTGAAGAAATTTTTCGATCGACTACTGTTAGAGGTCCTGATGGGAGATATACTGTAAACTTGCCCTTTCGGTCGGATTTACCATTTACACTTGCTTCTGACTCAAGTCGATATATTGCGTTGtcccaatttttaagaaatgagGCTTCTTTGATTCGTAGGCCTGAACATAAATCGGAATATGACAAAGTCATTTTAGAATATTTGTCTCTAGGACATATGGACAAAGTGGATCGGCCATTATCGAGCAAtggaacttatttttatttgcctCATCACGGGATATTTAAACCTGATAGAACTACAACAAAGTTGAGAATTGTTTTTAATGCCTCATGTGCGTCATCTAATGGCAAAAGTTTAAACGACATGTTATATGTTGGCCCTACACTGCAAAAAGATATTGTCTCACTAGTTTTGAATTGGCGTCTATACCGATTTGTTTTTAATGCTGACATTAGCAAAATGTATAGACAAATTTGGGTCAATTCAAATCATGCCTCATATCAGCGTATTTTATTTAGATCTTCCCCAAACGAGGAAATTACCGATTACCAATTGAAAACGGTAACCTTTGGCATAAATTGCGCTCCTTATTTGGCTCTTAGGACGCTTTTGAAATTGGCGGAAgatgaagaaaataattttccacTTGGCTCAAAAATACTGCGTGAGAATATGTACGTTGATGACGCGTTGGTTGGTGTTCATACCGTTGATGAAGGTCTGAAAGCGAGAAATGAATTAATTGGAATTTTGAATTCAGCCGGTTTTGAATTACGTAAATGGACATCCAACTCTAAAAATATATTAGATGGAATTCCTCGTGAGCATCTATTGAGAGAGGACTTTTTAGAGTTTGATGATAAGAGTTCTGCGAAAACACTTGGTATTAGGTGGAACGCTTCCTCAGATTGTTTCTATTTTGTGATGGATAAAATAGAAGAAAGAAATTCTTACACAAAAAGACAAGTTTTGTCgattattgccaaaatttttgaccCTTTGGGATGGCTGTCTCCAATTGTTGTAAGggcaaaaattttaatgcaaaaacTTTGGCTCGATGATATAGGCTGGGACGATCCCTTAAAGCCTCTTACTCTTCTGAGTTGGAAAAACTTTGTCTCTGATTCAAAGGGAATTGATGATATTTGTATACCCCGTTGGGTAAAATATTCTCCTGAGTGCAGCATACAGGTGCATGGATTTTGTGACTCGTCGGAGTTAGCATATGCAGCAACTTTATATTTgagaatagaaattaataatcaAATTTACACAAATTTACTGGTTTCCAAATCCAGGGTTGCTCCCCTGAAAAAGATGTCTTTGCCTCGACTAGAGCTATGTGGAGCTCTACTGTTGTCTGAATTGGTTGATTCTATTCTGCctcaaataaaaattccaaaaactaATTTATTCGCATGGTCTGACTCAACAATTGTTCTGTGTTGGTTAAGAAAACTTCCTCATACATGGACAACGTTCGTAGCAAACAGGGTTGCTATTATTCAAGAAAAAGTTGGTAATAACTGGCGCCATGTGCCAACGGCTGATAATCCGTCGGATCTAGCAACCCGGGGGCGAACTCCTTTAGAATTAAAGGATTGTAGTTTATGGTGGCATGGACCAATTTGGCTCAAAGAGAAAGAAAGTGAATGGCCTTTAAATATTTCGATCCCAGACACAACAGTTGAATCTAAACCTGTAAGAGCTCATGTTGCTAGATCGACTATAGAAGAAGATATATTGGAAAGATTTTCTTGCCTCTCGAGGGCTATCCATGTAATATCATATATGTTTCGCTTCTTTCGACGTATACACATTTCtcataaaacaaaatacaagtttgaaagCGTTCGACTCTCTGCAAAGGAACTTAGATTCACTCGTCTTCGTTTGATGTCATTGTCACAGAGAATTTATTTCTCTTCAGAATACGATTGTCTCATGAggaaacaaaatttgccatCAGGTAGTTCTCTTCTTTCTCTTACTCCTTTTCTGGATAAGGACCAGCTCATTCGAGCAAATGGACGCTTGGGTTCCACAACCGCCTTATCTTACCACGAGAGGCACCCGGTCATATTGGCTTATCAAAGtcacttcgcaaaactttatgttGCATTGGTACATAAGCTAACGAACCATGGTGGTGTTCAATTGACACTTGCTACTACGAGACTTGAATGTTGGATTATAAAGGGCAAGAATCTCGTGAAAGCACATTATCGTCGCTGCAAAGAATGTATTATTGCTCAACAGAAACGGCAAAGTCAAATTATGGCAGCTCTTCCTCAAGAAAGAACAACATTCAGTCGACCTTTCTCTACTTCTGGTGTAGATTTTGCTGGCCCGTTTGAAATTAAAACTTTCAATGGACGTGGTTGTCGTATTTCAAAGggatatatttgtttatttgtatgtttcgTGACTAAGGCTATACATTTGGAGCCAGTCAGCGACCTTTCCACTCCAGCTTTCTTGGCGGCTTTGGCTCGTTTTGTGTCTCGAAGGGGTTGTCCTCGTCACATTTACTCGGATAACGGGAAAAACTTTGTTGGAGCGGATAGAGAACTCAGAAGAAACTTTGCTCGGACTGTCTCTGAATTGAAGGATGAAGCTGTCACTCGATATGGTCATCAACAGCTCCAATGGCATTTTATTCCTGCCTCATCGCCACACATGGGTGGGCTTTGGGAGGCGGGagtaaaaagttgtaaaaatcacTTAAAAAAGATGTCTGGACAAATTCGACATACTTTTGAAGAATTTGCTACAATTTTGGCCACCATAGAATCCTGCCTCAATTCCAGGCCGTTAACTCCCATATCAAATAATATTGATGATTTCGGCGCACTTTCTCCTGGACACTTTCTCATAGGGGGATCACTTCTATCTCCCGCGGAGCCAGAGGAAATAGACAATAAGACGTCATTGTTAAAGCGTTGGCGACGTTTGAAGTTGATTCAGCAGGAATTCTGTCGAAGATGGAAGGCAGAATATTTGAAGGAGCTTCATAAGCGTACAAAATGGAAAAATTCTCAAGAAGACCTTCAAATCAATGATCTAGTTGTGCTGCGTAATGAATCCTTAGCCCCAAATGATTGGCGCTTGGGGCGAGTCATAAAGTTATACCAGGGTCGTGATGATCGTGTTCGTGTTGTGGATTTACGAACACAAACTGGCGTTATTTCTAGACCTATTCATAAACTTGTTTTACTTCCTCGCTCTCAATAA
- the LOC142241386 gene encoding uncharacterized protein LOC142241386 — protein MNFKDEFKCPICNTRHSLRHCRAFLQLAPIKKRRYINRNGFCFNCMGMSHQAIHCPRNKGCFICHLPHHTMLHPMDLYRRVWLQMSAIVLLKIPGKLDTPIEVKAILDPYAEDSSIFFGWPVLHRGRQFGPTINVVLTSTNNNVRTLTTTLNNRSVALTKPDKPLNLRYLLDVYPKKALADPRLHLPRRVSVVLGRDVADRIYMGLPILERDLPKIPFLGGRSSEMLPEILISVNKTHKLPLGKT, from the coding sequence ATGAATTTTAAGGACGAATTTAAGTGCCCAATTTGCAACACTCGGCATTCCTTGCGGCATTGTCGAGCCTTCCTGCAACTCGCACCCATTAAGAAGCGAAGGTACATTAATCGCAACggcttttgttttaattgtatGGGTATGTCTCATCAAGCAATACATTGCCCCAGAAATAAAGGATGCTTCATTTGTCATCTTCCTCACCACACAATGCTACATCCAATGGATCTTTACCGGAGGGTCTGGTTGCAAATGTCAGCTATTGTTTTATTGAAGATTCCTGGAAAACTTGATACTCCAATTGAAGTAAAGGCCATATTAGATCCGTATGCAGAGGACAGCTCGATCTTCTTCGGTTGGCCTGTTCTTCATCGCGGGCGGCAATTCGGGCCCACGATCAATGTAGTCCTGACGTCAACTAATAACAACGTCCGCACTCTGACAACAACATTGAACAATAGATCGGTAGCCCTTACCAAGCCAGATAAGCCCCTAAACCTGCGATATCTTTTAGATGTTTATCCGAAAAAGGCTTTAGCAGACCCTCGTCTTCATTTACCAAGACGAGTCAGTGTGGTTTTGGGAAGAGACGTTGCTGATAGAATCTATATGGGGCTTCCTATTCTAGAACGTGATTTGCCCAAAATACCATTTTTGGGTGGACGTTCTTCGGAGATGTTGCCAGAGATTTTGATTTCTGTGAATAAGACACATAAATTACCCCTGGGTAAAACTTAA